The genomic window TGACTCTTAAGGGTGTGATACTGCTATCTCCACGGGCAAAATTGTGGATTGACTAACTTGCCTTTGTCACTTGCTTTGGGTAGAGGTTATCTGGGGCACAATGTTCATGGCATCAGTAAGGCACTCCAGGAGTGTTGTTTTTACTTCCAGCTGCTAACAGATCATGGTCATTTTGGGGAGGTAAGAGGGTAAGCAAATACTTTCAAATTCTAACCTGACTAATGATAACTTGGTTGGTAAGAGAAGATCTCAAAGTCCCTTCTGACACTGTGTTCTTCAGGAATGACAAAGCTGCCCAAAGGATCACTGGATCCTAGAATTCAAGCTGTAAGAGAACCACAGAGGGAGTCTAGtcccatcctctcattttacagatgaaaaaaataggtCTAGTTAAGctcagtgacttttccaaggtcacacaggttgtacaGGGCGGTATTAGGAACTGAACTCAAgtcatttgactccaaatccagcaccacTTGGGAGGTTTTGAGATCCTTCTCTGGTTCAGGAATACACATCCTGAAGCCCATCAGATTCAGTTCACTCTGCTCAAATGCTAAGCCCTTGGTCTGGCTTGTTGATGATGCCTCGCTCTTGAGGCAGAGGAGGgttgcttctttttttaagtgAGTGTTTTGAACTTGGATTGGATCATAAGATGCTGGCCCTCAAATTGTCATACCCAAGCCAGGGCATGATTTGGGGtgttctgttttctcctctgttcaGTTGGTTTGTTCCTTCTTGTTCCTGAGAGTTAGAAACATATGGTAATCACTGCTTTCAGAGGGAGCTAAGCAAGGTGCTGTGAGGGGGATTGAGCCAAATACGCCAAATGTTATTTGTGGCATTTTTGGATTTGACAGCGAATGCACAAATTGGGAATGTCTGGGAAGACCTGGCATTCCTACCCCTTCTCACATTTCTCAGAAATATAAGGCCTGAATAGCAACTCCTAGTAGTGATTTAAGTTCTAACAATGTAGCAGAGGCACATTCACTGCTGAGATTTGACTCTTTCAAAGTTAGAATCTGactgttttccactttttttgttgctgttgctgtttatttgtttcagtcacatccaactctttgtgaccccatttggggttttcttggcaaagatatttgagtgagtcgccatttctttctctggctcattttacagatgaggtaactaagccacacaggattaagtgacttgctcagggtcacacaactgctaGGTGTCtgaaggctgcatttgaactcaggtcttccctgactccaagcttagcaatctatccactgtgccacctagttgccctactTTTTTGTTCTAATAAGATGGCAGTTAACATGAAAACTTATTCCACATGGTACAGAACAAATTTCATCATGAAGAGTATCTCTGTGTTCAGTGAGACTCCTGGGGGGGTggaggtgtgtatgtgtatgtgtatgtgttgaaTCTTCTACACCAATACTTTGAGGCATATCTGTCAGAATGGGTGCCTGCCTTTCTGGGGAGTGCTGGGGTAGTGTTGCCAAGGATGATGCCATCCCTCCaattttcctgcctctttttaaTTGGTGACGTTATTTTAACATTAGTTATCTCCTTGAACGTTTCTTCCACTCTACATTGAAACTTCCTTATAACAGAGAAAACCAGTTCTGCAGAATAAACTGACAAAGCATGAAATCTGAGAGTACACACAGCCTCCTGTACCCCCACACTCTACTCCCCAGTCAGGTGAGGGATAAGTGCTTTTCATCTGTTCTTGGGAATCAGGATTGTTCCACAGGCCGTTTTTAgacaaagaaaccaaagctatctatagtcatgaaaaaatgctcagaaTCACTATTGgtcagagaaattcaaattaaaacaacaataagtTGTTTTACCAGAGCAGCTaatatgacacaaaaggaaaatattgaatgttggaggggatgtgagaaaactgggacactaatgcactgttggtagagttgtgaactgatccaaccattctggagagcaatttggaactatgcccatgaTATCACTGCtaagtttgtatcccaaagacatccccaaaaagggaaatgcacctgtttgtacaaaaatatttacagcagctctatTTGTGATgcctaagaattggaaatggcaAGCATGGTGATTTcggaaaaacctgcaaagacttacatgaactgatgcatagtgaagtgtaTTCAACAGTATAATAATATTGTtgaatgaagaactgtgaatgacttagctggtCTCAGCAacgcagtgatccaagacagtcccaaaggattaatgatgaagcatactatccgcctccagagaaagaagtgatactgattgaatacagactgaagcatgctatttttcactttctttcattttttttcttttattcaagtcttcttgtacaaaatggctaatatggaaatgttctacataattgcaaaaaaaaaaaattagagttttGGGGGGGACTGTTCCATTGTAATTAACTGATGTTAAGTCACCCTTTAGTCTTATTTTCACCTGTGCTGTTGAAGTTGTGGTAAACGTTCTCTTGGTTCAGCTTTCTTTGTGTCTGTCACTTCATACTAGTCTTTCCACATTCATCTGAATTCCATGTTTTTGCTGTTTGCCACATCTAGCTTAAGAATCTTCTACTGTTTACATGTCATTCTCCAGTCACTTTGTTGCCAGCTTTTTGCTACCACAGAGTGTTCTTTTGAATATTGTCTTATCCCTAGGACTTTCCTCGTTACTTACCCCCTTAGGTCATATACCCAATACCACTCAAACTATCTTGTGAGGATGGAGATAGGGATGGAGCAGGCAGAGGACAGTGACCTTTGGATCGTAGCTGTTCTTTGCAAAAGATGAGGAGAACAAATGTCTCCTGTGCCCCAGATGCCCCTGCCCTTGCCGTTGCTGAGTTTGGGGTGATGGGGAGATGGGGAGCATTTTAAGGCTTCAGCCCATGCTGTAACTCAAAGGACAGTCTGGATCAGGGAGTCTCGGCAGGACCTGTGGTCCCCCTCTGGAAAGTGATCCTCCATCTCCCCAGTTATTGCATCCATTGGGCCTTTGTACCTCATGCTGTTTGCCCACTTTGATTGTTTATGCACCTGCCACCTCCAGACCAGATGGTTGACTCATTGAAGGCCTGGGACTTTTTGCCTTTAATTGTTGCAGATTGGAACTTCTTGGCAACTCAGACTGTGCCAAGTCTCTGGGCTCCTCCATCTCCATAGCACCTAATCGTTTCACATCTGTTGTGCCATTCATTAGATCATCTCAGTAGCTGGATGAGACAGGTAGACCAGGGCTTGTTAGACCCTGTTTGACAGATAAATAGTCTAAAGTCACACCTTGAGCTGGGGACAGACCTAGGACTCTTTCTTGTAGCActgctcccctccttccccctttccctcccaatGTCAGCGGATCAGTTGCCTCTTTGAATTAGCAGGAATGATGACTGGATCTGAAATCCTTATGGGAATCTTAGGTGTAATTCATGCCTTTCCTATCACCCTCTGTGTTTCCTCCTCTTATTAGACATGTATTTAAGCTTGTGGAAGATGCTTAGAGCCACTCTCCTGTGCTGCCTCCTGGGGGCATTTGGCTTCCTGAGTGCTGGGGCAGAAGAACCTGTGGACAGCCATAGCCATGCTGGTGTTCGCCTGGATAAGAACATGGTGCAGGACAAAGAGTATGTGTTATGGGGGCTTCCCTGTGCTAGAGATTGGGCCTGTCAGTTGCAGCTGTCGCTGCACCCagaacattatttttttcctgaaacataTTCCAGTTTCTGATTTTATTTGATCTAAGCAGCAAATCTGGGCAGTGGGTAAGTCATAACAGTTATTATCTTCAATtatatggatggggaaactgaggcccagagaagttaagtgagttagtGGTACAGCCACCACTGGAGCCTACCTTTCTTGTCTCCTAGCCTCCCCCATATCTTTCCCCTTGGTGTATGAGAAAAAACCTCTTAGTGTTGTATTCATCCCTAAAACTTCTTTGTTCTGGGGGGGTCAGGTAACCGTGGCAGGCCTGGCCTTTTACCATTGCATTTGTCTACTGCCATTATCATTTGCTGCTCTGAGATAAAATGTCTGAGCTTTAAGTGGTGGTTGCAGTCAGACCTGCTCATTCACATGTTCCTCCTGTGTTGTAGTCTTCACAAAGCCTCCACAGTGCTCTCAGCCTGATTGTTGATTTTTAGGCACATCATGGAACACCTCGAAGGCGTCATTGAGAAAAGTGAGTCGGAGATGTCTCCACAAGAGCTGCAGCTCCATTACTTCAAGATGCATGACTATGATGGCAATAATTTGCTTGATGGCTTAGAACTTGCCACTGCTATCTCTCATGTCCATAAGGAGGTGAGTAAGAAGCCTACCCAGGAGGCAGTGCCTGTGTGAAAAGGTCCCTGGGAATAATCTTTATGTCACATGTACTGATGTGACCCTTGCCTCTTCATTAGCAAGGGACTCATTGCCTAGAgagttgtgttcagttctggataccGCAGTTGTGGAAGGAGGTTGATAAAATGAGAGCCGCCAGGATAGAAAAGGACATCAGATTCATGCCAAtaagaactagggatgtttaaaCGAGGCAGAGAAGATTCAGGGGAGATATTATATTTGCCTTCAAGTGTTCAAAGAGCCTCCAAGTGAAAGAGGGATGAGATTCCTTCTCTTTTGCCTCAGAAGTCAAGTTTGGAAGTACCCAAGAGGTAAATCTAGAGATGATGTCTAGCAATTAGAGCTATGCCGAAGTTGAatggacgtgtgtgtgtgtgtgtgtgtgtgtgtgtgtgtgtgtgtgtgtgtgtgtgtgtgtgtgtgtgtgtgtgtgtgtgtgtgtgtgtgtgtgtgtgttgggagggaGGAGTCTCCCAAGAGAGAAGGCAGGGTAACTACTTGGAGGATATATTAGAGATGGGATCCTTTTTTCAGGCATgggatcttcaaattccctttcagctctaaaattttgtgattttcctgGCATAACCCACTActcttaatttttcctcttccttgttCCCTTACCCTTCCTGTATAGGACAGACTAGAGAATTTCTTTCCTTAACCTAACATATATCAATTTAATGTACCTTTTGATAGctcctttcaggaaaaaaaattggtcTGGAAGTGGAATAGATTGACTCCAGGCTAACAGATGGTTTGGGATTTTCTGTGCGGTCCAGTCACAATCACTGCCACAGATAATTGGTTTTAGATGccctttaaaaaatgagaaaattcgtAGTCAGTATATGGGAGTTTCTTAACATTGAGGAATTCTAAAATGTCAGGAAGGAAAGacccttagaaattatctagttagACTTCCTTCATTTTGTAGGAGAGTcacttggttctttttttttttttttgaatcttcaGGGCAAAGCATAGTACTTGTACATGAATATCATAggtacttagtaagtgcttgttgaaaggaatgaggaaactgaggtctagaaaacTTTGGGACTGGTAACTGGTAGAGTAGGGACAGAACTGCAGTCTGCTCACTCCAGTTTGGATTTGGTAGCCCCTAATGCGCTAGATATGTAACTACAAGAAAGAGGACCTAGACTGTTCTGTGTAATAATTCAGGCTGTAGACACTTATGAGAGCCTACTGTATTCTCATCCTTATCCTAAAAGCTATTGGAAATTCAAGTATACATACTTTCTGACCGCAAGGGATTTGAAATTTAATTGGAGAGCTAAGATGTAGCCACATAAAAAaggtaattaataatttaagGCAACATATGGTAAGTGTTAAATGAGTAGTATAGATCATAGATGCCACGGACATTTAGAGGAAGGGGATGATGATGAAATGAGATAGGGAAAACTATTTGGAGGACGTGGGATTTGATAGACCTCCAAGGATGGGTGGAATTTAGGGAACAGAGAAAATATTCCATTCCTGTGGAATGGTGTGTGTATCAAGGTGTGGAGGCAAGAAGATTAGGACTGAGGGGTTTCCATGTTGAAAGGTAAGCTGGGACCAGATTATAGATACCAAGCTAAGAAGTTTAGTTATTATTCTATTGGTGATGAGAAGTCTTGAAGAATTTTGAGTAAGGAGATGGCCTGATCAAGCAGTGTTTTAGGAAGGAAGGTCTGCACTGGTGGGCAGGATGGATGGCATGGGAATGCTTGAGGCAGTGAGACTGATTAGACTGTTGCAGCAGGGTTTGGGGGTGGGCTGGCCAGTGGGTTAGGGCTGGGGCTAATATGACTGTGGAAATGGAAAGATGAAATGGCCATGGGGATTATTTCAAAGGGAAAATCAAAAGGACCCATGAACAGTGACCTGCTATGAGCTATTTGTAGAAGTATTAGGAACAAATTCTGTATTAAACATCACCCAGGTTTTCTCTGATGTCACTTGGCCGcaatctttttcccttttccctgcgGCCCCCTGGTTTCTATACTTCTGTACTTCAAGTGAGGTGAGCGTCTGGGGTGGGTCACTGTGGTGTCCATCCCAAAGTATTGCTCTGACCTGCTCTCCCTGGGGCGCTTCCTTTATGAGTTGTTTCCTCACTAGTGGGCAGAGGTTTTGTGTCAAATCATTCACCTCCTCCGCATCAGGAGCACTTGCAAGAGCACTCAGGCCAGAGCTATTGGCTGTGTTTGTGGGACTGGGCAAAGCTCATACTAACCGAGAAGTTTTCTGAACTAAGGGCTTGTTCAGGCTGTTGTGGCTTTCTTTATCAGTAAAGGATAATTCTGAATTACatctaagaattgtttttgtaaaatgaggggtaaCATGGCAGACAGAAGAGAGAGCCATTCTGTGGtccaggaagaactgagtttaagCCCTGCTTCTCTGTCCCATTTGTGTGACTTTTCAGGATCCTGACAGCTGTGTAAGCCATGCTCTGATGAATTGCCAGTCTGCCTCAGTCTGCTaattccctccactgatgaaCTCCcactaatgaataaaataaatgattaagTGGAGTTTGGTTACTCCATGGGTTTTTCTCATCATGTGGCTGATGGTGCCATCGTAATGTATTTCTCATGACATTTGGGACACACCTTTGTTGCCATTAGCTTCGtacctctctcctttcatctcctGGGCTCTAGTGTGACTGTGCTCTCATGACACCTCATTGTGTTCTATAGGAAGGAGGGGAGCAGGCTCCAGCCATGAAGGaagaagaactgatgaacttgATAGATGATGTTCTGAAGGATGATGACAAGAACAATGATGGCTACATTGACTATGCTGAATTTGCAAAATCACTGGAATAAAAATCTATTAACAGTCTGCTAGTTCTATGCAAATGTGACCCAGTATAATGTGATTGAATGCTTGCCGTATTACAGAGTAGTTGTACTTTTCCAACTTCGGTGCTGCAGGAGGAAATCCCATAGCAGCTTGTTACTTTGAAGTGAAAATAGAAACTTTTGGGGAGATGTGGTTAAAAAATGGCGGAACTGCATCCCACTCCTGAATTCATGTTTAACGTCCTAACAGACAAGCACGTTTTGAGAGTGTGATGTCATTGAGGTGGGTGCTTAGAATCTCAGTTTTGGATGTAGGTTACTACTTGTTAATAATGTTAACAGAAAAACTTGTCAAATGAATACTTCTTTCCTGTAGCCAGGGAAACTTCATATGGCCTAGGAAATAAATGGTGTCCCAGACACATAATCTCAGCTGAGTATTTATCTATCCCATAGGTCCTGGTATAATCAGTGTTCTTTACAGCTTGCCCAGTACAGATAGTTGCTTGCTGTGGGTAGGTTGCTATTTGCAAGACTATTTATAGCTACAAACATTAGAAAGGAATGTTTGCCAAATACTGAACTCAACTGTCAATAGAGCCTGTTGATGAAAACAGTTTGGACTTGGGTGTATATAACCCCCTATGTTGACCTCAGCATTTAAGCTTTTCAGTCTTTCAATATTTTACAGGACTACTGCCACATCCTTatactttatttttgttattagttTTTAATATCATATTCAACTGGGGGAGACCTTGAATGAATGTAATGTGGTTCTTTGCTCCAAACGATGTCAAAACTGTTAACTTTCTTAAAGTTTGTATTTAACACTAATTTCTGGAGTTCCACTTTATGGTCTAGGAGCTGTAGGTGGAACGTAAAAACCTACCTAGTCAGGGGGCATAAAATTCTAGATAATCTAACCTGTTTCAGAATGAAAAAGATAATGCTGCCAGTTAAGGGTTAGTGAGACACCTTAACGTTCGAACTAGGTGATTTCAGAAGGAAAGCTGTTTAAGTGAACTCTCCTAGTCAAGagaatacttgaattctttcacAGATCAGTAAAAAAGACCTAAAGTCCTTTGAACTTTATAGACTCAACAGTATTTGAAAAGTaagacacacacagacaaaaaGCTTTGTCTCAGTACTGCTTTGGATGTGATTGATGTACTGTGTTAAATGACATTAGAAAACCTGAAATAAGTCATTATCATAACTAATAAGAGTCTGATTACTGAACTGTGCTCTAAGATGTTCAAAGACCTATTTTCTGTATTAAAgtattcttaaaagaaaactaatgTATTCGTAAAAATGGTTTCCTGTGTCCGAGTGTTTGTGCAATCAGAGCTACGTTGTAAACTATTCTTGTAATATCTAGTTATTTTGAAAGATTTGTATAATGGATTATTCTGGATATATGAGTAATAAAGATGAACTGGAGAGTGGAAGGTTTCTTGAACTCAGACTTCTTGCTTCTTTTGGTCATGGgctaatttttatcatttattgtaTCAAAGGGGACAGCATAGAGCAGTAGAAAGAACCTTGTGTTTAGAGTCTAAAAACCTGGGTTCAtgttccaactctgaaattacCAGACCTGTGTGCTTCCTTCTCTGagtctccctttctccatttgtaaaatgggagtaataataccAGTTCACCTCTCTGGGTCAATAAAAGAAAGCACATGGGTAATCCTTAAAGAACTATATCCATCCCCAGTTGTGCAAAACTAGCCCCAGACTAGGGTGCTTTCTCAAACAAAGCTCTCAAATGCCATTTAAGAGCTGCACTGACTTCACAGACCTTGAATTCTTCACGTTGgaggtcattttccatttttagtaatttttttccttagtaaTTAAGCGATATTTTGGACCTTGCTTCACTGGCCAAGTTAAACATATTACAACATTCCCAAGAACAGAATGCAAAGCTTTTTCACCCTTGGCCTGATAGCTTTTGTTGCCAAATACTAAAATTGGCCAACATTGTTTGCAGAAAGCTCTCCAGGGCCTAGGCAGAAAGTATTGGATTTGCTGGCATTTTTCAAGTGACACATTTCACTGCCAGTGGAGAAAGAAGCCTTCTATTTCATTTGGATGTCATGATATCCAGAAACTCTCCATTCTGCCAGATGAGATCAACCCTGCAACTCACACGTCCTCAGCTGCAGGACTGCATCATCCCCCAGAACTGAGTCttttttttatgtgttgtcttcccattagattgtgagctccttgaaagcagggaatgttttaagccttttttttttttttttggtttccctaGAGTTTAATACAttacttggcacagagtaggtacttaatgtttactgactgactctaGAGAAATCATGATTAttcttttttccaaaagaaaagtttctttttGACCAAAGCAAAGGCATGACTTGTCTACTGAGCAAAGCTAGTTTTCCTGGGCTTCCTCTCATCCCATTATTAGTCTATGTGTAGTTCGTAGAAAATAGAGAGTGCCAGGCATAAATTATGCATctaataaatactttctgaatTGCCTAATGGAATGATTGAATGATGGGATGTTAGCTGGAAGAGTTTCTAAACCTACCTTCATTTCATACTTGAGGAAACAGCTCCTGTAGGAGGCAAGAGAGATATGGGGCAAAGATTGACTTTGAGATCTGAGGATGTgtatttgaatcttggctcttctACTCTCCCAGGCTATGCTCAAAGGTTGGGAACTCAAAAGAGGTGAATTTCACGCTCAAGTTGAACCAGTGATTCTTAAAACATTGGCTTTATTAGTGTTTTAACCAACGGAAATCCTAAGATCTAAGGAGGGCCACTTGGATTGGCATGCCAGTCAGGGGAAGCCAGGTCTGACAGTATGTGGGAGATTGGAATGAAGATTGGAGTAACAGTGGGGAGGGGGAGTCATCTGTACTACCTTGTAAtcttggaaggaggaagggaagtgaaAGTGATTTTCtagtaatgataatagctagcagaTATAtagcctttaaggtttgcaaagtgttctaCAGATGTTATGCTATTTGGTCCTGCCTCTTTGTCATCTGCTAGCTTCTTACTTTCATTAACTGTTTTTACTGACTAGGTGCTAAGCTCAGTTGTCTGTACCTGCTTATGGAGTACAGGTGCTGTTAGTGTCATCCTTTAAATTTCCACACCTTGGaacaaaacctttttattttatgtgcatttcccttttaattttgaatttaagtAAGAATGCATCATTATTTCAACAtttgaagaacagaaaaagaggattgtatggGAAGCAActattttagggttttttttaattaatgttaaatttcaattaatagctaacatttataaagtgattaTAATGTTTATAATGTGCTTTACAATCTGTCTTCTCAGGGATAGTAACAAAATACTCTGCTTGTctgtgtccccttctgaacttctatttttttttttctggtagttggggagcataatttttttttaaaaatttattttcagttccacattctcttgctttctccagCTCCTGCTCCACCcaatgaaaaggcaagcaatacaatagccattatgcatgtgaaatcatgcaaaacattttcatattagccatgttgcaaaaaaaaagtaggaaaaacaaaggggaaaaagtaTACTTTAATCTGTACTCAGAatccatcaattctctctctggagatgaatagcatttttcatcacgagtcttGGAATTGTGGATCACGTATGGATCAGAGGAGCTAAATCTTTTActcctattttttaaatattt from Notamacropus eugenii isolate mMacEug1 chromosome 1, mMacEug1.pri_v2, whole genome shotgun sequence includes these protein-coding regions:
- the MCFD2 gene encoding multiple coagulation factor deficiency protein 2 isoform X1; translated protein: MRMRRKRVPEGEERAREENGNAGPGLLRSCLVSSAFRAAGPRLTDCGLDMYLSLWKMLRATLLCCLLGAFGFLSAGAEEPVDSHSHAGVRLDKNMVQDKEHIMEHLEGVIEKSESEMSPQELQLHYFKMHDYDGNNLLDGLELATAISHVHKEEGGEQAPAMKEEELMNLIDDVLKDDDKNNDGYIDYAEFAKSLE
- the MCFD2 gene encoding multiple coagulation factor deficiency protein 2 isoform X2, encoding MYLSLWKMLRATLLCCLLGAFGFLSAGAEEPVDSHSHAGVRLDKNMVQDKEHIMEHLEGVIEKSESEMSPQELQLHYFKMHDYDGNNLLDGLELATAISHVHKEEGGEQAPAMKEEELMNLIDDVLKDDDKNNDGYIDYAEFAKSLE
- the MCFD2 gene encoding multiple coagulation factor deficiency protein 2 isoform X3 → MEHLEGVIEKSESEMSPQELQLHYFKMHDYDGNNLLDGLELATAISHVHKEEGGEQAPAMKEEELMNLIDDVLKDDDKNNDGYIDYAEFAKSLE